AAATTCCTCTGTTTTTTGCTTTTGGTATAGCTTTTGCTATTAAAACTCCTTTGTTTCCGTTTCACACCTGGTTGCCTTATGCCCACGGACAAGCACCAACTATTGGATCTATTCTTTTAGCAGCAGTCTTGCTCAAGATGGGAACTTATGGCTTTGTAAGGTTTTTATTGCCGATGTTTCCTGATGCAAGTGTTTTTCTATCTGGTATGATGAGCGTGATTGGGTGCATAATGGTAATTTACGCATCATTTGTAGCATTTGCACAAAGCGATATCAAACAAGTTATTGCTTATAGCTCAATTGCTCATATGGGTATTATTGTGCTTGGCGTGTTTTCATTTAGTGTTGAAGGAATTTCTGGTGCTGTGTTTTTTATGGTAAGTCATGGTATTGTAAGCGGTGGGCTTTTTATGTTAGTTGGTTTTATTTATGATAGAACTCATACTAAAGAAATGAGCGAATTTGGTGGTCTTGCTAAGGTAATGCCTATTTATGCAACGCTTTTTTGTATAGTTATGTTAGGTGGTATTGGGCTACCTCTTACAAGCGGGTTTGTGGGTGAGTTTTTAAGTTTGCTTGGTATATTTAAAGTTAGTCCTTGGCTAGCCTTTTTTGGTGGGCTTGGCATTATAATGGGGGCGATTTACTCTATGAATTTATACAAAAGAGTGTTTTTTGGGAAGCTAAATTTAGAAAAAAATAGCTCTTTAAAAGATCTAAATAAAAAAGAGCTTTGTGCGATTTTGCCGATAGTTTTTCTTGTGTTGTATCTTGGAATTTTTCCAAATACAGCTCTTAAGCATATTGATAAAGCTACGATAAATATAGTAGGGATCATGCAACAAAAAGCTTCAGATGAGAGTAGCTTAAATTTTATAAAGAATTTAAACCAAATAAGGAGCGTTGATGCTAAATAGATTAAATATGGATTTTAGTATGCTAAATTTGGCTTCCATCGCCCCTATGGCAACTTGCGCTGTTTTTGGAATTTTGATTTTATCTGTAAGTATGATCAAAAAAGATCTTGAAGCTAAATTTTATGCAGTTTTAGCACTTCTTGGGCTTATTGTAAATATCGGCCTTATGCTTGGATATGGCGGGGCTATAAGAGGGCTTTTTGATATGGTTTTAATAGATGGAATTTCATATATATCAAATTTATTAATATCTATAGTCTCAGCCGTTTTTGTTTTATATACGATAGACGATGAGAGATTTGAAGAGTATAAAAAAGCTGAGTTTTATTCACTATTTTTATTTATGGTAGCTGGTTTTGGATTTATGGTGTCAAGTGATAGTCTGGTGCTTATTATTGTAGCTTTAGAACTTTCAAGCATCTCACTTTACACTCTCATAGCCCTTAGAAACACAAAAGACGCACTAAGTGCAGCTATAAAATACTTTGTAATGGGTACGGTTGGATCTGGATTTTTTATATTTGGAGCGGCGATTTTTTATCTAGTAACAGGA
The sequence above is a segment of the Campylobacter corcagiensis genome. Coding sequences within it:
- a CDS encoding NADH-quinone oxidoreductase subunit M, with product MILSLVIFFPLLAGLLGFFIDEKNIKIYGILATCIEFFLVLFVWISFSGNGYEFIEASPLIPSLGISYFLGVDGISLVLVLMSAFMTLVGLISVNITEKIKHLVISILFLEMTMMGVFLSLDAIMFYVFWELSLIPMLYIIGVWGSGDKIYAAVKFFLYTFFGSVIMLVGIVTMAYLNFKHTGDISFNILQWQTLPLVKSIQIPLFFAFGIAFAIKTPLFPFHTWLPYAHGQAPTIGSILLAAVLLKMGTYGFVRFLLPMFPDASVFLSGMMSVIGCIMVIYASFVAFAQSDIKQVIAYSSIAHMGIIVLGVFSFSVEGISGAVFFMVSHGIVSGGLFMLVGFIYDRTHTKEMSEFGGLAKVMPIYATLFCIVMLGGIGLPLTSGFVGEFLSLLGIFKVSPWLAFFGGLGIIMGAIYSMNLYKRVFFGKLNLEKNSSLKDLNKKELCAILPIVFLVLYLGIFPNTALKHIDKATINIVGIMQQKASDESSLNFIKNLNQIRSVDAK